GGACTTGATCTACTCTGGAATAAGTCTGAAGAGGGGAATAAGGTTTTAGAAAAAGTGTATCATGTTTTACAGGAATCCAACTCAGATGTAGGAGAGGTAAAGGCCGTATATCGATATACGGGAGAGTCTGCGATTGAATACGGTAGTTTACCATCAGCCGCAATGGCTTTTTTTTCAGCACAGGCATTAAATACTAAAGCGGATAGATTAGAAGTTTCGTTCAGGAATAGATTGGGCGAGAAATCTTTGATTCTCAATTATTATGGACAAAGCCTGGCATTCTTTCCCCTTGCCTTTGAAAGTGGTATTTTGAAAAGGCCATAATTGAAAAAAAACTTTTTCTGTGACGTATTTTATTATGTAAAACAATATTTATTTATACTAAATAATTTTTCATTATTGAAATTTTCGTGGAAAATTATATAATATTTAGTAAAGGAATTTGAGTATTTATAAATTATTTAATATTTTTAATAATGGTATACGAGAGTACAAGAGGAATTAGAGCCAGGTTAAAGGATATTCTTAAAATATTTCTGATAAAAGATTGAGCAGAATCGAGAAATGAGGGAAAGTTAGCATGATCAACATTCCGGGACATTTTTACCATGCAGGTTATTCACATGTTTATATGGAAGAGCACTGTATGGAAAAATGTAAAAAAAGGAGGGAGGAGAAAAAATGCTAGCAATTGGCTTTAGTAAGCAAGAGAAATCGTTAATTCGAAACGTAAGAATAGGCGCCTTTCTTACTTTTATAGGGATCAATTTACGCTTTATCGTTGGTGAAATTATTAAACCTCTAATACTTTTTGATGTCATACAACCTAGCGGTCATGGTCATCACCATCATCATCGCTATGAATTTCATACACCGAATTTACCTGATATGTGCGGTGATTTTATAACGATTGTCATACTTGCATTCGCTTATTTTTTCATGACATCTTTCAGTTTTAGAAAGAATATAAAAGGCATGATGTATAGTTCCTGTGATAAGCGTTATAAATATCGTGAATCCATCCGGAAAATCAGGGATTATCTGATAGATGCAAAAAATATATTTATTGTAACAGCCGTTGGTTTTGGTTTGTATTTTTTCTCAAAATATGCTCTGACTATTGGCTTGGAGGCTTTCTCCTCTGAAGAATCAGAATCTGAAGGTATTCCTCATATACTCAATTTTTTCAATCATACAATTAAACTCCTTGCCTCTCTTGCTTTTGTCTATGCTTATTGCAAATACATCGGCGCAAACAAATCAATTAAACCTGTCCTGTATACCTTCTTTTTCATTAAAACTTTGCTTCTTACCAATGTGCTAGGATTTGTTCATGAGTTTGATTTGGAAATGATTGCTCCCGTTTTAGATGTTATGTTACCCTGGATACTTATTTATTCAACGATTGACTTTATTGCACGGGTCAAGGCTGGCCAACGCGAAGAAATAGAATACTCTTACCTTACGTGTAAAGAAGGATTTAATGCTAACATTTTAAATAAAATCATAGAATAATCGCGCTCTTGTAAGATTTATTTTAACGTTACAAAGCCCTTATTCTTTACATAAACACTTATTGGCATATCTTTCTCTAAGAATTCGTCCATAAGGGCCATGAATTCTGGAACAGAATTTACCTCTTTTGTACCGACTTTTGTGATCAAATCACCGGGACTTATCCCAGCACGCTCGGCGGGGCTTCCTACTTCGACATCGACAACCAAAACACCACTCTCGCCTTCAAAACCCAGTGATTTTGCAATTGCAGGATTTAAATCATTGACCACTAATCCTAAAGAAAATTTTGTAGGTTCATCTAATTTCCGAATAGCAAGGTAAGTTTTCCCTGCGAGGTCTTCCGGCTGTCGTTCCACCATAACCTCTAATGCGCTTTCTACCCCGTTGCGTACGATCTTTACAATAATCTTTTCGTCCACCTTTGCACGACGAATGGCCTGCTGCAGATCCGTGGTACCACCGATTTTCTTTCCGTCTATCTCTGAAATTACGTCGCCTGGGGAGATGCCCGCCTTTGATGCAGGAGTATCACTCCACACCTCTAAAACAAAGGCCCCTTTTTCCGATGATAAGTCAAAACGACTGATAATTTCTTTTTTATCTCTTAAGCCAAGCGTCATAGCCAACTCATCATTAATATCATGGGTTCCTACCCCTAAATATCCTCTTACAACACTCCCGGTGGCTACAATGGTTTCAACAGTTTCTTTTGCAATACTAGCAGAAATTGCGAATCCTACACCCTGGAATCCGCCTGACCGGGTTGCAATGGCGGTATTTACCCCAATTAATTCTCCCCTGAGGTTGACAAGCGGTCCGCCGCTATTACCAGGATTAATGGCCGCATCCGTTTGGAAAAAATCTTCGTAAATAAAAGGCAGTTCAAACGGAATGACATGGGTTCTCCCTTTCGCACTGATAATACCCGCAGAAACTGTTTGCTGATATCCGAAGGGGCTACCGATGGCAATAACCCAATCGCCTACCTGCACATCTTCTGAATTACCAAATTCGAGAGGAAGGAAATCCTCTCCTTCTATTTTAATGACTGCAATGTCTGTATTCGGATCAATCCCAACAATTTTGACATCCTTATATTGTTCTCCATCGTAAGTAACCACGGTAATTTCATCTTCAGCAAAACCGACGATAACATGATTATTCGTTAAAATGTAACCACGTTCATCGATAATAATTCCTGAACCCAACCCTTTTTTGGGTAGATTTTCCGCGTGAGGGTCATGTTTCGGAGAAAAATTTTGGTAGGGTGGCAAAGGTTCTGTTTCCTTGCCAAACTTCGGATGGTCTTTTTTCTCAGTACTGAGACTGACAACCGATGGGCTGACGAGTTGTGCAACTTTTCTAAAAGTTTGAATAAGCGGATCGGTGGCCTTCTCGAGATCCAGAAGTTCTTTCTTTAATTTGTCAGTTTCAATCTTCTGATTAGCAAAGAGAGAACTACTATACACGAAAAAGAGGCAGCTTACCACCCACCACAAAGTGAATGATTTTGTATCTTTCATGGTTTGTTTGTTGGAACTTTTAATTTATAAACTAAATATCCGCT
The sequence above is a segment of the Candidatus Brocadia sp. genome. Coding sequences within it:
- a CDS encoding PDZ domain-containing protein, which gives rise to MKDTKSFTLWWVVSCLFFVYSSSLFANQKIETDKLKKELLDLEKATDPLIQTFRKVAQLVSPSVVSLSTEKKDHPKFGKETEPLPPYQNFSPKHDPHAENLPKKGLGSGIIIDERGYILTNNHVIVGFAEDEITVVTYDGEQYKDVKIVGIDPNTDIAVIKIEGEDFLPLEFGNSEDVQVGDWVIAIGSPFGYQQTVSAGIISAKGRTHVIPFELPFIYEDFFQTDAAINPGNSGGPLVNLRGELIGVNTAIATRSGGFQGVGFAISASIAKETVETIVATGSVVRGYLGVGTHDINDELAMTLGLRDKKEIISRFDLSSEKGAFVLEVWSDTPASKAGISPGDVISEIDGKKIGGTTDLQQAIRRAKVDEKIIVKIVRNGVESALEVMVERQPEDLAGKTYLAIRKLDEPTKFSLGLVVNDLNPAIAKSLGFEGESGVLVVDVEVGSPAERAGISPGDLITKVGTKEVNSVPEFMALMDEFLEKDMPISVYVKNKGFVTLK